The Toxoplasma gondii ME49 chromosome XI, whole genome shotgun sequence region GCTCGGCGTGGCTTTCTCGCTAGTACGCTCGCGATATTTCGGCACACGTCACGTCTCACCATTTTGAGCTCCCTTCCGCGTTCCCGCAACTCACGTGTTCATCCGAGGCAACGAAGAGCATGTCCAATCCACTTTCTGCTTAACGACGAAACATGTGCCAGGCAAAATCCTGTAGAAGAAAATTGGAACTTGCCATGCTTCGGATCGTGCAAGTGAAGGAGTTGCGGTTGCTCTGTTTAGGGACGTGTATGCAAGAAGCTTCAGTACCCTTGTGACATTCATCAATCGAGATCGCAAGTGGTGGAGGCAAAACGCCTGTTCGTGCTTGTTCACTACGGCACAGGAAAAGCCGAAACACCCACACGGTGTCTCGGACGCCGGCGTCCGACCTCATCACACAGACGAGGGGATTGCCCGGTACCTTCTGAATCGTGCATTTTCAGCCACTAAGGTTGCTCAGATATATTCGGAACAATGTTCCTGAATCTATTGTTTGTCAAGTTCAGGTGTCGCGTGCACATGACGCACCGGAGGCGTgacaagagagaacacgGATCCGGATGTCACTACTTTATTGCACGTCATTCCCCCTAGAAAACTTTGGCTTTTTACCGGCTCACAGAGTAAAATCTTCATACTTTCGTCCATAAGGGAGATAAGCTATCTTTCCCTGAGCGGCGGGAGGTCGGTGAGACTCGTTGGCGACATTCGGGGTGCCAGAAATGTGGCAGTTCATATGGAGACGCCCCGACAGCTTCATAAACGTGGCCGACAGATTGGTACTTGTAACAGGCATGGTGGGCCGTCTTTGCtaagaagcagacgcggtCCCGTGTTCGGATCGATCGCTTGGGTATGTGCCACTCGCTAGTTGATTGCTGGGGGGGGGGTTCCCTCTAAACACATGAAGACGCGTTTCCCAACCCCCAAGAAAACAATGTAATGAGAAGACACACCGCTGTGCAGCACGCCATATTCTGAGATCGACAGGAACTACAGATGCTTCCTcagcaaatgcggagtaCCTTTATCAATTGCACCGGCTGCACCCCAAGTAAAGGATGCGGTAGTTGAAAAGCACTTTCCACAGAGTTGTCATGCTGGAACGGAAACTTGGGAACAAGTGTCACCGTCTCCCCGACTCTCTCCGCTCTTGACAGTTTCTCAAGGATACAAATCACAAAACAACGGAGTCCGTTCGTCTACACTTTACTTCGCTTTAGGAAATTACAAACAGGGTCTGCATAGGCGGGAATTCTCGACACATTCAGGAATGATTCCAACTTCGAATCGTCGTGCAGAGGACATCAGCAGTTATGCTAGTGCAAACACAAGGATGCAGTAtcccgcagagaagagctgaCTTATGCTATGAAGCGAAGGGTAGCGAAAAATTTTAGGAGCCACGTGTGACCAAGCCGAATTGGGAATTCACCGAGGCCAGGTCACCCCGGGTGTATCTCAATTTCCAGGGATTCAAGGAatacgcatgcagcgccggCTGTTGAATCAACGGTGGCACTCGACGACCACTCTCCTCCCCTCGATTGTCACCATGAATGGACATTGTCGTATTTGCCGTTTGGAGGGAGAGTGATAGTGAAACTGGATTTCTGCGCGTTCTGGAATTTTGTCGACTGCGGGTGCACGCAGTGTTGCACAGCGGGGGAATCTAACGACCCGGCCCCACGCAAGTTTGCAGGGTTGAGAAACTCCGAGAAAATTTGACAGGTCTTCTCGAGTTCAAGTGTGTGTATCCCTTGCTTCTGTTTTCGACTTCGTGCTAACTGCAGCAGAAACAGCAGTCAACTTTCGGCTCTTTGTCCGCGCACACGATTCTTCGCATTTGGAACTTGTCGAGTGTGTGCGTCGCCACTTGTCCGTGTGTAGCGTCGCATCTCTCCTGTCGTGGACTGGTGTGGTTTTCAGAAGGGATGAAAACACGCTAAGGGCAGCTACAGTTCTTGCATCATGTCCTGAAAGTGGGTGTTGTTTCTCGCAGTGTGTCCGACCTCGCGGGCGGCTAAAACACGGTTCACCCGTAAGGATCGGATATTGTCCCAAAAAAGAGCCCCAGCAAAGGCTGAAACTTCCACTGGCTTCAGCTTTCCATGCAAGTTGCTTGGGGGAGACTTGCACACAGTGCTTCGCAGTCACTGGTCTTCCCCGAGATAGCTTGGAATGCGTTTGTTCCCCAGATTTTCCCACCCACCTTTGAGCAAGACATCAACGGTGCTGTTAAAGCATCCATTGTGTGCGTGGGACAGTCGGAGCATCCGCTCACAAGACTGCGTCGCGGGTGAGTTAGGGCGCTGCTTGTCTGGACCGCGTAGGACGAATTCGTTTCAAGTGAATTGGTCGCAGTGGAGCAAACGCTGCGGCGGTGTGTTTTTTACCACCTTCGAGGAAAAGCCTGTTCTCTACCAAGCGTCGCTCAAGAGCGTTTCCACCAGAACAGAGTTTCACGATCCCTGCCACGGGAGACGAGTGAACTATCACCAAAACACTCCCGCACTCCTCACTGCGAGCAGCGGCGCCCATTCACGAAGAGTCGACAAATTGGGGCTTTCCTTGTTGACCGGGTGCGACCTCCACTTTCACTCACTTCATTCACAGTTCGCTTCAGCAGAGATGGAGGGCATGATGGAGGCACCCGCGCGCTTCAAGAGCGTCTCGAGCGAGGATGCAAACCGCATAGCCCCCATCCGAACAGCTGTTACGATAACTGAAGATGAGGAGACCCTGCAGGCTCCCATCGTTTGGGTTGACTGTGAGATGACTGGACTGGACGTGGAAACAGACCAAATAATCGAAATCGCGGTCATTGTGACGGACGGCCAGTGCAAAAAACGCATCGTTGGACCGAACCTAATTGTGCACGCCAGTGACGAACTTCTAGATGGAATGGATGAATGGTGCAAAAAGACCCACGGGGAGTCAGGGCTAACTGCAGCCTGCCGGAAGTCGACTCTGACTCTCGCAGATGCTGAGGAGCAAATTCTGGAATTCGTACAGAAACACGTCGCGACGACGCGCGTCGCCCCGCTAGGTGGGAACAGCGTGCACGTAGACAGGCAGTTTCTCGTGAAACAGATGCCCCGACTCATAGCACATCTCAGCTACCGAATAATCGATGTGTCCACCATAAAGGAACTCGCGATGCGGTGGAAACCCGAGTTGCCACTGGTCAAGAAGGCGGCCAACCACCGCGCACTCGAAGACATACATGAAAGCATCGACGAACTCCTTTACTACACTCGGCATTTGTTTCGGGTTGACCAGTGACCGAGTTCGTCTCACGGAACTTGTCTGAGTATGGGCAGTTTGAGCTTTTCTGTGTGCATAATCCGTGTCAGTTTTTAAGAGGAACTGCGATTTTCGGCGCACGTTTTAAAGACGAAGGTTATTTCCTGTGTGCAGTTCGCGTGCTGTTTCGGTGGGACGGAAAATTTTGCAAGTTTTGTTCGACAGGGTTTCTTTCGAATAGAAAAACTGAATCAAGTATGCAACCGTCCTGCAGCGACACCTCGTTTCTCGGATGTTCTGATGTCCCGGCATGCCGTACGCGATAGCGTTCCGTTCCAGCTAGGAAGTATCGATGCTCACACAATGCGCACTCGACAGCAAGTTGACAGTTTAAAGTTCCAACAACGGCTTCACGGGCTAGCTCTGTTTGCCTGGCACATTTCGCGAAATCTCAAAAAACCGGACGCACGCGATGACCGCCGGTTCCCGTTCTTTCAGAAACGCGCACATTTCCGTACTCGCCTTGTTTGGGTCTCAACAGGAAACGAATCAAAAGTTCGCTTGAGACAAGAGAGGATACTAGATAATTGTTACCACCGCCTGACCTTTTCTGCAtcctgtctgtctttctggaCAGCGCCGCCTCGGGCAAGGTTTTTCTGATGTGTACACCTATGCGTACATGCCTATTCTATACAACTGCACAtaggtgtgtgtgtgcactTCTGTAGTGTACACTCACACATTATGTCTGCGTGTTTGAGAGCAATCTGTGACTACGGCAGCAAACAGACTGTTAAACGGACTTTTGTCGTGTGCCTGGCGCAGGACCGCCCCACTCAAACACTACATTTGCTTCAGGAGCGCAGAACAGAGTCGAAGTCTACCCAATTTAAAATGCTCGACACTACGTTCCGCCGCGAAAACCACCTCGCGCGAATCCACGTGGACGAACAGTCTCTTCCACAGACGACTCTATGTGTTGCTTTCGGCTTATATGCGGCCCACTTTCCCCAGTCTCCACACACCCGTTCAGTTCGTCGGGGCACCTTTGGCGGCATCCGAGGACACCTGTGCAGGGGCTTGCGCCGCTTCGCTCtgcaaaggagagacacatgCAAAATCGAAAACATCATACCGCTCTGCTCGCTAACTGGTGAACAGAAGTGTTACCATTCTGCGGGAAAAATCGATCTACCCACACGATGTGTTGTATATACACACCGCTTGTGCGGAGAAGGTCTGTCGATGGTTCAAGCATTTGCAAGCGGAAGGACGTTGCCTTCTGAGGAACCGCTCATTCCATCACGGCTTGTCTCCCGAAGAAAATACAGCTGAAGCACGCAGCACTTCACACAAGGAGAAAGGGTCTGCAGAGGAGCCCAGAAGATACCGTAGCGCGAAACAACACGAAATTTCAACGCTCCTTACCGCTGCCTTCTTGCAGATGTACACGTAGTGAACGTTGTCCTTTTCGTCAATTGGAGCTGTATGCACATAGCCGACAATCACAACAGGTTGTTTGTTAACTTGAAGAACATGCACAGTTCTTCTGCCTATCAACCATACCACTCTGCGAAGGCCAACAGTGACGGCGGCTTGTCCTTCTTCACAAGGAAAGGCTGCCCACTGCACTCGATCAACCACCATCTCTGATGTACATATATCCCTGTGCAATTCCAGGCTTCTCCAGCTAGGTGTGTCTTCAAGTATGGATCACAAATGCCCATAGGCTATTTTATTACGTGGAACAGAttcgtttctccgtttcggTTTTCACACAGACGTCTTCAAAGACGTTTCCCTGTGTGCCGGATACGGGCGACTAAACACCAAAACGTGCCGTCAGACTCCGCAGTTCTTATCAGGCTTTGCTGGTTCCGTTTGCTCCAGTAATCTCCTTTTCCACGCTCCTCTCAAACCTGGTTCTTACCCTGCACGTTGATGCTTGGCTTTTGAATCGTCTTCATCGTCACAGACCAGCCGTATTCTTCCCTCTGCAGATGCGACAGCCGAAAGTTGGGTTGGCCGTAAGAGACCACGATGTACACTCCGCcggggctgcatgcaaagcgaggaaacagaaatcTCTGAAAACTAACGTTCTCGCCCCGTGCGTGTTTTCACCTTCTCTCGACCCATTTTCTGGTGAGAAGCTCCTGTCCGGCAGTGGTCGTCATACAGAGCGAACGAGGGTCTCTAAAAAAACGCATGTTGAATGCAATtcgaggtgtctgtacagccgGAGAACGTGGAAAAAGGGCCCGCCATCACTCGCAGCCATCTCTCTGAATTCTGCGTTCACTTACGCCAGAATGCGACTGACTTCCCGGAGCATCTTCTGGACGTTGTCGAAGGAATTGTCTCCGCACTAAAaaagaggcaaagaag contains the following coding sequences:
- a CDS encoding small nuclease (encoded by transcript TGME49_310060); amino-acid sequence: MRLFPRFSHPPLSKTSTVLLKHPLCAWDSRSIRSQDCVAGELGRCLSGPRRTNSFQVNWSQWSKRCGGVFFTTFEEKPVLYQASLKSVSTRTEFHDPCHGRRVNYHQNTPALLTASSGAHSRRVDKLGLSLLTGCDLHFHSLHSQFASAEMEGMMEAPARFKSVSSEDANRIAPIRTAVTITEDEETLQAPIVWVDCEMTGLDVETDQIIEIAVIVTDGQCKKRIVGPNLIVHASDELLDGMDEWCKKTHGESGLTAACRKSTLTLADAEEQILEFVQKHVATTRVAPLGGNSVHVDRQFLVKQMPRLIAHLSYRIIDVSTIKELAMRWKPELPLVKKAANHRALEDIHESIDELLYYTRHLFRVDQ
- a CDS encoding hypothetical protein (encoded by transcript TGME49_310055); translation: MPVTSTNLSATFMKLSGRLHMNCHISGTPNVANESHRPPAAQGKIAYLPYGRKYEDFTLILPGTCFVVKQKVDWTCSSLPRMNTVRGPQTA